The DNA region TGAAATCAGGCTTCTGAAATGTTGCATGTGCTGTGGCATATGCCATGCGGCACGGGCATGCATATTACACATGCATCCTCACAATCACAGCAGAAGTGTGAGGTGCAACTGTGTGTatccctcaaaaaaaaaaaacttttttaatGCTTTCTAATGTTGCTGTGAGTGATTGTGCTGAGGATTTTACTCGAGATTGGTTGGCGGATCTATAGCGCATATATGCAAAAGCAAACATCACAGCCTAACAGGATTGCTTCTGTTAATCTCGGCGGTCCCACGAGtgcagtgtttttttccccttccaagCCCAGCGCCTCGCACAACATatcacaaaacaacacaagatGAAAGTCCGGTGTGTCGGTTTCATTCAGACACTCGCTCAGGAAGCGGAGGCCCCCACATCCGTGGAACCGAGAAGACGTCGTACCGAGTCACGGCCGGTTAGGATAGTAAAATGCTGAAAGGTGGGGTTGTGAAGTTGAACGATAGCTCCCTGGAGCCTTAGCACATTTATATGttcacatgagtgtgtgtgtgtgtgtgtgtgtgtgtgtgtgtgtgtgtgtgtgtgcagttctCAATAAACAAAGATGTCGCAATACCTCTAGGAATGTGTTGCGTTTACAGAGGTGCACATGATGAATATTTGTGAAGGCCCACATCACAAAACATGATATTTGTGCACATGTGGTAAAAAAGGATACTTACTAacatgctgtttgtgtttgtttggttggtttCTTTTAGAATGCTGTGGAAACACTTGAAGAATGATGAGCTCCAAAGAAGAGGAAACGCTCCGTTTTTTCCAGTATGTTGAGGAAAACGGGCTGAGAGCTTACAATGGCCTGGTAGCTCAGAACTTGGACCACGCCAGGAATGAGAGAAACAGACTATTCCTGCAAGAGAAAAAcgacaaaaagagaaaaaaggaggaagccATAAAGAGGTAAAGAATTTAATCAGACATATTGAACAAATGGTGACTCTGGGATAGTCCGACTTTAGTAGCCTGAAGTGAATGAACCTGCAGTTTTTGGACCAACTCCGGGACATCACAGGGTTCCCTACAGGACGAGGTGGAAGAGAAGTGGGACAAGTGGTTAGAGGGTCCCCGTGGCAATGGCTGGTTGCCATATTTTGGGGAAGGCAAATGTAGACTGGTGCACCCCTTGTTAATTAATTTTTCACTTTTAGACTGATTTGGGACTTGTTCCTGAATGGAGGTCAGCGCTGCTCCATTTTCCGAGTCCGGAATGACAACGGAAACTGGTGAATTGAGAATCATACATAACTGGCCCAAGATTACGTCacgtgtcctgatgcacaaaaACTGTACCCCGACAAAACTGTACAGAGTAACACCACGGCGTGGAGTTTGTGAACTAGATGAACGCATGGATGAGGCGTTCTTGTGTTGTGGGGTAGACCACATGCTTCGAGTCACACAAGCCCACAAAAAGATCAATTTAGAGTGCAGTTCAAGGCAACATAAAGGTAACTTGTTGAGTATTAGAGATTTATTTTTGTATCTACCAAAATGATTAGAATATAAATAATTGCTACATCCACAGGAGAGTACTCAAAAATGAGCACAGCAGTTTAGaattgagtgtgtttgtgcaactGACTTGACCGATGTTAAGAAGGGAAGTATTCACACGCAGTCCTTTGTGGCTGCTTTTGCCTGGGAATTCCAAAATAGCTGTTCTTCACTTGCACGATCAAAGATGACTTAGACTTCAACTTTCTGCTAGAGGCATCAAAAAGACGTTGAGAGTTCTAAAATTAGCACCACCTCAGTCTATCTTGGACCACCTTTTAACAGTTGCCAGCAAAGCTGCACCACCCTCATTAGTAGGCTGATGTAGCGCTACAGTATGTTGGGTCGCTAGCAACTACTGTCTTGCTCTCTTTCTACAGCATATCAGCTGTTGCCATGACTGAAATATTTATACACAGGAGGATAAGTCTAAAAAATAACTGGATTTTTCATGAGGCCTATATAGGTCAATGAGACGACCCATTTTTCCTCTTAATGATGGAGGTGAGATGGAACGAGAGGACTTGTGTTCAGAAAAACGCACGAGTGGGCGAATACACGCGTGCTTTGTGAAACAGGGGAAGAAATGAGATCACGTTACCGGGGGGGAAAGGAGGATGAGCGAATGGCTTAAATGAGTTATGTTGAGAAGCAAGAGTGCTTGTTAGAGCAAATATGTTTAAGAGTGTGGCGGTGATGGAGTGGGGGAGACCTGTTAGAGGGAGAGATTAAGTGCGAGCTGAGTTGCAGGAGATGTGTTCTGCCTAGTGACAGCTGGAACAACCGCAGGCCAATCAGATCAGCGCGTTAGGTTTGAATGAGGCGGgccttcctgcctgctgctATCCAACTCTGGGTTTCTTTGATTGTATTTCATCAGCAAgttattaacacacacacacacacacaattgctGCACACAGACGTACTCTAGCGTGcagctccacccccacccccatccaccACACCACCACAATCAACACACCCACATTTACATATACTATATTTACATATGCATGCAAATTGTATTTTGCATTCGTTCTGCTCTACCGTGCACATTATCTTCCAATCAGACGGACATAAACAGACACattcttttcctgtttcatgCCAGATCCATCCCAACTGCTCACAGTGCACCTGGTGGTCTGTCCTCCAGCCGATCACTGGGCAAATGTCCTATAAATAATCCTGTCACCGCCACTCGAGTCACAGTGACCCAACCGTCCACATGGGTTCCCGATGACACACCCAAAACATAGGCTAGGCAGAGGCTTCTAATTCTGCCCTTCTGACACTTGTGCCTAGATTCTACTGCACATTTTACTGTTAAGCTGAAATTTCACTCAAACATTGAAGTTTCCATGTTTAAACCTGTTACTCGATATTTACTTTAACCaccaaaattaaaaagaaattaaaactaCAATGCCCCCATGGTTGAGTAGGATTCCTGTAATTACTGTAATACAGTGTTGCTATTTACATCTGAATAAAAGGCTGGTGATACGCACGtgcactttattattgtttggTGCTGGCAGCTGGTTTTGTGTCTGGTTTCTATGGGTACCATGTTGCTAGGCAAAGTTAAGCCCTTAACCAATGAACCCACCCCACCATGCACCTTCTGTTCAGCAGCTGGGCTGGAGGGAGGGTAGTCAGCAAAGTCACagacagcagaaaacacacacgcacacataggCTTACACTAGAGAGCGATTTGGGAAGAAACGCATGCAAATTCATCCGGTTTCATGCCATTTGTTTAAACAAATCTCTGTCATGAAGCCCAGTCCAATCTGAAAGCGCAtcagcaggtgagcagcacagaTCAGATATCTGTGTTTACTCTGCAGACCTGTCACGTCTTTTGTCCCGCAAACACAATCACATCGCTACCTCATTTGCaatgcacccacacacactcacacgcacacatgcttagagcccctccccttccctgccaccacacacaccactcagatGTCATTAACACTCAATTCATGGCCAATCATCCATTTACAAGGATTGACTGTAAACAGACTGGGGCGCTTCCAAGCTGTAATCATGTATGTGCTGGTGTGATCATTGTCAGTCCCATCGGGGTTAAACGCAAATCAATGCTGTGGCCagaaagaaaaactgtttttctttagCGTTAACCTGTTGGTTGAGAGAACAACTGACAAAAGGAGCATTGTAAAAGATCTCTTAATGTTGTCAGTCCTATGACACTACCAGAGGGATTATGTCAAGCATATGCTCAATGTTTTGTTTAATGATAATCAAGATTTATTGTGTTCATTATATATTGCGGTACCTTGTCATCTTATCTTGCCCCATGTCTTTCCTATTTCCGCTTTAGGACGGGGGAGGACATAGCAACTGAGGGAAAGCACTTGCGCATAGGGTCCATTACCATGCCCGAACCCCAGGAACGCATGCCCATACCCCTCCCGCAGGCCCTCGCCTGTGGCCAGGCCTTCTCTGTACGCTCCCAGTCCCTCCACTCTGTGGGTGGTGGTGGCAACAGCGGGGGTGGAGGAGACGAGGAAGTGGGGAGCCCGACCTCTAGGAAACAACCCCCGCCCAAGCCCAGGAGGGACCCGGCCACCAAGCTGAGCATGTCGTCTGAGGCAGTGGACCACAGTCCCATGTCCACCTGCCGTGGGGACAGATGTGATGGTGAGTGGTGGTGGCACTTCACACTGAACGGCCGCACTATAAATAGCTGTTGTGACCTCCCCGACATTGCTTTTCCTACATCTAGATATTCATTGTACCTCAGTCAGGAGTCAGTGCTTAGAAAATAATTAGCTTAGGATTAATTATGCTCACGTTGGACCAAGAAATTGAATTCATGATCACATgttttttacatatatatatatatgtatataaagcAGCAATCAAAACTGAGACTTTGAATGCGTTCAGTTTTAGCTGAAGGGGATACTTCTTTCACTATGTGACAGAGATGCTTAGATTGAGATCCATGATAATGAATCTACATTTGTTTCAGTGGATTTTCTCAAATCAATTATTTAATCAGTACATGTTTTTGTGGTCATTATTAAAATCAAATTGGTAAATCAGCtgaattttcaaaaaaaatttGATTTAATGAGTCCAGAATGACATTCTCCATCAATCATACAGAGCCCTACATGATGTTATAAAACAGTTTAAACAGTTATCAGAAATATTGGTGTAGGTACCTGCActgagcattttaaaaaaagaggtatTGTGGCtctgaagcagaaaaaaaaagaaaaaggctgcaGAAAGATTTGACTCTGTTACCAATCAGACACATCGTTTGGGAGTCATCCAGCCTGGCTCAGATTGGTGGGGATCTCCGTGCACACAGATCTTCCTGGGCACCACGGCAACCATCCCACAGAAACAAGACCCCCTACATCCCAGCCAATCGCGGAATGGCCGAGCACCTCGAGCCAATGGGATTCGAGAGATGCTACAGTCTGACGTGTGCGAGCCAATCAGAGTCAGAGTGTGGGGGTGTCCCTGGATGAGGGAAGGGTTGCGTGCACTGTAGCTAGCGTTGTAGCGGGAAGGGGAGGAGCCTGTCAGTGTAGAATTCATTCAGGAGGAGCGATTGACCTAGATTTGTTTTCCCCAGGAGGAGAGGGGGTTGTGGGTAAACACATCCGCtacagggggagggggacaggagggagcGATGGATAGGAAAGGAGAGTTGGAGAAGAAGAGATGTTCGGAATGTTGGCTTCATCGTCATCAGAGTGGAAACAGAGACGTAAACCCACTCTAGCTACACATCAGTGTAATAACATAATGATCTGGTGATTATTCAAATCAGGAACACATTTCTGTGTGCACAGGCCTGaataattccattttaattaaACCCACAGGAATTCTGCTCTATCTAATAGCcacaaattcttttttttttaaaaattgtccGTTTGTGACAAAATTAGCATCATCAACGGATGATGACAAAAATGTCtgaacaataaaacaatgacTCCATCCACAGGATGTCTTTGATTTCTTTCTATTGAATTTCAGAGCACAAGCCAACAGCTCTTTGCTGCCTTCAATCGGACACCCACACATAGTAGTATTTCCTGTGAAGATGAATACCTTATAAGATATAAAATGCATAGATAGCTGTCCTAAtttctcgctctcgctctctgaATGTGCAGCACGCGTACGcttgcatgtgtgcgtgcgcctCGTGACGGTAGTGAGTCATACAGTTACGGGAAGATGCATGTGTCTGGGCCATCTGCTATCTGAATTattaaatgtgtaaaatctGCAGTTTGAACGTTTTCTGACACAGTCCGCGTCTTTCTGACAGTTATTGTAGCTCGCCTGTGAGGCAAAAGGCCTTTCCAATAAAAAATATCTGAATACATCGCGCGCACCGATGTTAGTTGTATTGCCATCTGCTCTGCTTGAGCTGTGAAGTACAACAGTAACATAATTAGTAACCATGAATACTGTACAAACCTCTCTGCACCGCATCAGAAGAGATTCACACTGCAATGCTACGTCACTACAATATAAAAGAAGTGTGTGACCCAGATACTATACTCACATACTGCTCCACTGCTGTATACGTGACCTAGAAACATGCATATGCCACAAATATTCCCACATATCTGATTCAAGATTTTGCTCGCAGCTTTGTGAGTTGACCTACAGCTGACCCACAAAATTGCGGTAGGTGTGGCTGCAGCGTTGCAGCTTTGAATCACAGACGGTCCGGAAATTAGAGggggggttttgtttttttttgcaggtaTCAGGTGCTTAATTATGATTAGGCGAATTTGTGGGTAAGACTTCTTCTCTGTGTTTTAACAGCTCAAGGATGCAGCGAGGATTGCAGGAGGGTGCCGCCACCCAAACCCAAAAGAAACCCCAACACGCAGCTCAGCGTTTCCTTCGACGAGTCGTACATCAAAAGTCACGGAAGCGGTGCGATTTGTCCTTCCAAGCACCTCCACCGTGTCGTATCCCCCAGCGAACTGAACGCGTCGCCCCAGAGCGACGAGAGCCCCACTGACGACTGTGAAGATGAGCCTGTCTACATAGAGATGGGGGGGATTGATGTGGGCTCACGAGAACCCTTGaagagtgaggatgaggagccaGGAGAGTCTGTGTATGAGGAGATGAAGTACCCAGCTCTTGATGATATGGAGTACCGCACCGACCCCGTGGGATGTCGCTCAGCATGCCCCACCCCTGCACCCTACGACCCCGAACCCCTCAGCCGCTGCTCCACCCCTCGAAACATTCCCCTCTGTGACATCCCCGCGCCCTTTCCCAATTTGCTCACTCACCGACCTCCTCTGCTGGTCTTTCCACCAGCGCCAGCTCAGTGCTCCCCTAATTCAGATGAGTCCCCCCTCACTCCTCTAGATGTAACCAAACTGCCCATGCTTGAGAATCAGTCCTACAGCAAATCTCCAACATCCTCCGCTGAGCCACCTCCCTCTGCACACCTTCGTAGGGAGCTCACCGCCACTCCAACCCTGACTGTGTCTGGACGCTCCTCGGCGCCTCCTCTTCCTTGCACCCTCTACAAATCCTCCTCGTCCTCATATCAGCGCAGTCACTCCGCTTGCCCTTCGCCGGTCAGCATGGGACGCTGTCTCACCCCTCTCAGCCTCATGCGGACGCCCCCCTATGACACCCCGATGCCATTCCCAGGGGGGCTGCCCCGTAGCGCCTCTGCCACCCCTCACGGGAAAGGCTCGCCGCCCCAAGACGGCGCTGGCCGTCTCCACGGCTCTATGCAGAACGTGTCAACGGCCCGTTCGCGGACGCCCACCAGCCCGTTAGACGAGCTGACCAACCTGTTCACCACCGGCAGGAACATGCTGAAGAAAAACTCGAGTGGCCGAAAATCTAAAGAGCCTGGAGAAAGTGAGTCAAATGCGGGtacattttaatgtgtgttcAACAGTGTTTTTAATTTCTTGTTTATGAGATTCACAAGTACCTACAGAAAGTATTGCTTCCACCACACCGCTCAGGGTGACTGTGGCATTCCACAACCTTCCATTTGTATAATCTAGGTTCAGCGAGCCAAGTCTGATGgagatcatatgatctaatctgaGGGGATTATGAAAAAAGCAGACAGCAGGGCCTTCAAACCTACTCATGGCATTAGGCCACCAGGCAGTATTACttttaaatatgtaaacatCATGCTTAAATACAGATCACTCGCCACACTCTAGGTTTGGCCACTAtgactgaaaaggaaaaaaagatttgcTTGTAACTGATAATAATTAGTTTAAAACTGCATGTCACATTAACATGATTACATAAAGGCACAAGTCTTTTTTATGTAATAAAAGAGTAATGACTGCAGGCATAAACATACGTAAAATGCATTAACAGTGTAATTTATTAACAGGATAAGATCAATTTTGTCAagtattattttatgaaaaaaATATGATGAATGGAATAATATAATGTCCTTTAATGTCCTATATTTGACATATAGATTCAGAATTACACCCTTTTTGAAACCGTAGCTGGAAGTTATAAAAGATTTTGATGGTCAGAAATAGTTCCACCAAGTACTTTTTGCACATACATCTTAAACAGCTACACACATTCATACTTATTCGATGCTCATAGCAACTACAACATAGCAACAGTGCAGTGAGGAGGAATTCTGAGATTGTTATTTGCAGATTCTCTGTCTGTGGGTaatgcagccaatcacagctcaggGCACAGCGGTGTTGAGTGGAGCAATGAGCTCCTGATGCGGAACTTCCACAGCTCTAAACTCACATCTACAACAGATCCGAgctttttgatgtttttcctgtCCAATCAGCTCACACTTGAGTTATGATTAAGCCAATCAGGTAGCGGTGGCAGCTGGGCAGACATCAGTGGAGGCTGAGAGAAATAATGATGCTACTTTCACTTCCGGGACGAGCACATCAATCTATCTAAGAGATCTCCGTGAGGCAAACTGTGGGATTTACTGATTCAAATCATGTTACAATATAATTGTTTAGTTCCTTCATTGACAGTGTTTACATCAAACTGCTTGCATTTGTTGTCTATATATCAAGGGGTGGGCAGTACTGGGCTGCTATTTTAGCACTTTTCCACAGCATGATGCTAAAGGGCTCTCATGCTGTGTCTGAGACTGGCTGCAGTAACACATGCTGTAATGAGCACAGGATGAATGGAGGttaatttcttttcttcccttctgaGGCAGCAACAGCTACTCTGACCCACTTACCAACTGgttggcacacacacaaacacacacacgcacacgtacacacacaatGTTGATACATGGAAGGCAAAGCCCCTATTAAAGCTGcgcaaaagaaaaaacatggaaGTCAGTCATGCACATGAATTATATTATTATCatcagtagtagtagtagcagtagtagtattggtagtggtagtagtagtagtagtagtagtagtagtagtagtagtagtagtagtagtagtagtagtagtatttgtGCAGTGATTCTGTGAACATCATGCACACATACAGTAGGTTGCACCATTATAATCCTAAAATAATCTTAACACATAAACTCCATAAATATTAACTCAAAATGTCTATCTTTTAATAAACTGACTATAAAAACACCATAGTGCACTATATTGAACCACAGTCCTATTTAGTGCACTGCGTCAATGGCTGTTGAGCGACACCTAGCGACAAAGTGGGTGTACTACAGATGATTTGTGATACAATAAGaaccacagaaaaacagaattatCAGTGAAATAGCTCATCTCTTTGATAGGTTGAAATGTTACAGTGAGCTTAAATAGTTCAATAGTTTTAGCTTTACTTTGGCATAATGGATTTTTTCAATGCAGTATATAGTCAACTGTAGCAGTATTGAATGTTGCTTGATTTACGTTTTGCAGCAGAGTCCAAAAGCAAGTCTCACAGCGAGTCCAGGCGAGAAGGGAAGGAGCGGCACAGTCACAGCAAGGAGTCCAAACGTGAGTCGAAGGATCGTCACAGCAAAGACTCCTCGCACcggaaagagagagacaaagacagagacaaagaaaaggacaaagaaCGAGGCAGCAGCAATGTGGAACCACTGCCCCACCGGCGTAACAGTAAAGATCGCACTGGTAGCAATGTAGAAGCACCACATGTTCGTAGGGATAGCAGGGACCAAAGTTACAACAGCGCAGAGCCTTTGCCATTGAGAAGAGACTCTAAGGACAGAGGGTGCAGCAACGGTGACCTGATGGCAAGGAGAGACAGCAAAGATCGGAACACGGGGCCAGTGATGGACCCTTTGCTGAGACAGGATAGCAAAGACAGGGAAAGACTGATAGATCACCCACCTGAGCTGCTACCAAGACAAGACAGCAAGGAAAGGACAAGAAACGGTGCAGATTGTAGACATGAAAGCAGAGAGAGACTGCTAGATCATCCCCCCGAGCTGTTACCAAGACAGGATAGTAAGGAAAAGACCAGAAATGGCATGGACTCAAAGCACGAAAGCAGAGACAAGCCACCTGAGCTTCTGCCCCGACAAGACAGTAAAGACAGGGTCAGAAACGGGGCAGAATACAGGCATGAAAACAAGGACCACCGTCTTGATCTGTTGCCCCGCCAGGATAGCAAAGAGAGAGTTAGGAATGACATAGAGCATAGACATGAAGGAAGAATAGACCAGCCACCTGAGATCCTTCCCCGACAAGAAATAtgcagaagcagcaacagcaaggACAGAGCTGGATACAACACAGAATCAAAGCTTGAGGGAAGAGATCGGAGCTGCCACAATGgagatcttcctcctcccctgctACCCAAGCAGGAGGGTAAGGATCAGAGAACTGGACTGGAAACCAGGCGAGACAGCAAAGACAGAAGTCTGAATGGCTCAGACCAGCATCACTACGATGTCAAGAGCACAAAGAGCCCGTCGGAATATAAGTGTGACAATAAAGACCGGGGTTACCGATTAGACGGCACGCCCAGACGAGACAACAGAGCCAATCACAGCCTGGACCAATCAAAAGCACAAGAGAGGAATGGCCACGCTGTGTCGGGGCAGCATTCATCCACAACAACACCTACTCATCATGGGAGAACATCTGGAAGCCCGCCAATGACAATGGGAACAGGCAGTGGTGAGTCTGGAGCATAGACGCAGAGATTACTGATATGGTAGAAAGCATTAAAATGGGTGTGCACTTTAAACACTGTAATTTGTCCTCCCTTTG from Takifugu flavidus isolate HTHZ2018 chromosome 15, ASM371156v2, whole genome shotgun sequence includes:
- the nyap2b gene encoding unconventional myosin-XVI, which produces MMSSKEEETLRFFQYVEENGLRAYNGLVAQNLDHARNERNRLFLQEKNDKKRKKEEAIKRTGEDIATEGKHLRIGSITMPEPQERMPIPLPQALACGQAFSVRSQSLHSVGGGGNSGGGGDEEVGSPTSRKQPPPKPRRDPATKLSMSSEAVDHSPMSTCRGDRCDAQGCSEDCRRVPPPKPKRNPNTQLSVSFDESYIKSHGSGAICPSKHLHRVVSPSELNASPQSDESPTDDCEDEPVYIEMGGIDVGSREPLKSEDEEPGESVYEEMKYPALDDMEYRTDPVGCRSACPTPAPYDPEPLSRCSTPRNIPLCDIPAPFPNLLTHRPPLLVFPPAPAQCSPNSDESPLTPLDVTKLPMLENQSYSKSPTSSAEPPPSAHLRRELTATPTLTVSGRSSAPPLPCTLYKSSSSSYQRSHSACPSPVSMGRCLTPLSLMRTPPYDTPMPFPGGLPRSASATPHGKGSPPQDGAGRLHGSMQNVSTARSRTPTSPLDELTNLFTTGRNMLKKNSSGRKSKEPGETESKSKSHSESRREGKERHSHSKESKRESKDRHSKDSSHRKERDKDRDKEKDKERGSSNVEPLPHRRNSKDRTGSNVEAPHVRRDSRDQSYNSAEPLPLRRDSKDRGCSNGDLMARRDSKDRNTGPVMDPLLRQDSKDRERLIDHPPELLPRQDSKERTRNGADCRHESRERLLDHPPELLPRQDSKEKTRNGMDSKHESRDKPPELLPRQDSKDRVRNGAEYRHENKDHRLDLLPRQDSKERVRNDIEHRHEGRIDQPPEILPRQEICRSSNSKDRAGYNTESKLEGRDRSCHNGDLPPPLLPKQEGKDQRTGLETRRDSKDRSLNGSDQHHYDVKSTKSPSEYKCDNKDRGYRLDGTPRRDNRANHSLDQSKAQERNGHAVSGQHSSTTTPTHHGRTSGSPPMTMGTGSAPKYGRSPSLPANPSPMGTPQRKAAETQQSQMPQMPWMCGDTTMLEQIERKRTLCMEIRSRQHPHLQKLLERPSPSDRSEERHQDRNQCKQDNLSALPSWAKNNGAKKIRPPPYPTQTTVFWDTAI